In one Alphaproteobacteria bacterium SS10 genomic region, the following are encoded:
- the fliM gene encoding flagellar motor switch protein FliM: MSDVDGMSEEERLAAEWAALAEGDDEFGDGEAPTRVLNQDEIDSLLGFDQDQDDDSETSGVKALVNSALVNYERLPMLEVVFDRVVRLLSTSLRNFTSDNVEVSFDQITSVRFGDYLNSIPLPAMLAVFQAEEWDNYGLLVIDSALIYSIVDVLLGGRRGTAAMRIEGRPYTTIERNLVERMVHVVLADISAAFDPLSPVTFRFDRLETNPRFAAIARPANAGVLAKFRIDMEDRGGRMELMLPYATLEPIRELLLQMFMGEKFGRDSIWEEHLAGQLYQTDIDLQAVLGEMTVRLNSLLNWTPGTQIVLPNGPEHLIDLRCGERTMFLARMGQKNGKIAVRIEHDTDDDLID; encoded by the coding sequence ATGAGTGACGTCGATGGCATGAGCGAAGAGGAGCGCCTCGCGGCAGAATGGGCCGCGCTGGCGGAGGGTGACGACGAGTTCGGTGATGGCGAGGCGCCCACGCGGGTCCTCAACCAGGACGAAATCGACAGTCTTCTTGGCTTTGACCAGGATCAGGACGACGACTCTGAGACGTCAGGCGTTAAGGCGCTCGTTAACTCCGCGCTCGTTAACTACGAACGTCTACCCATGCTTGAGGTGGTGTTCGACCGGGTTGTCCGGTTGCTCTCCACTAGCTTGCGGAATTTTACCTCCGACAACGTTGAGGTCAGCTTTGACCAGATCACCTCGGTTCGCTTTGGTGATTATCTGAATTCCATCCCGCTCCCGGCAATGCTTGCCGTGTTCCAAGCGGAGGAGTGGGACAATTACGGCCTGTTGGTTATCGACAGTGCGCTGATCTATTCGATCGTTGACGTCTTGCTTGGCGGTCGCCGTGGCACCGCCGCAATGCGGATTGAGGGTCGCCCTTACACCACGATTGAGCGCAATCTTGTTGAGCGCATGGTCCATGTGGTGCTGGCGGATATCTCCGCTGCGTTCGATCCACTGTCTCCGGTCACCTTCCGGTTTGACCGTCTTGAGACTAACCCACGATTTGCCGCGATTGCCCGACCCGCGAATGCCGGCGTCCTGGCGAAGTTCCGTATTGATATGGAAGACCGCGGCGGCCGTATGGAGCTGATGCTGCCTTACGCGACCCTAGAGCCAATTCGTGAGCTGCTGCTGCAGATGTTCATGGGTGAGAAGTTCGGTCGTGACTCCATCTGGGAGGAGCACTTGGCGGGACAGCTTTACCAGACCGATATCGATCTACAGGCGGTCCTTGGTGAGATGACCGTCCGGTTGAACAGTTTGCTGAACTGGACCCCTGGTACGCAGATCGTGCTGCCAAATGGGCCAGAGCATCTAATTGACCTGCGATGTGGTGAACGGACAATGTTCCTCGCTCGCATGGGCCAGAAGAATGGCAAGATCGCGGTTCGTATCGAGCATGATACAGATGATGATCTGATTGATTAA
- the fliR gene encoding flagellar type III secretion system protein FliR, with protein sequence MLEILDQIISGSLFAFMLIFVRFGAAIFLIPGLGDTTVPARVRLLLALAIALILTPVLQDRLPPQPQTVDMLAILIFSEIIIGALFGTVMRLVLTSLEVTGQIIALNIGLANAFLFNPMFNSQSSLPAAMLATTGLTLLFTSDLHHLMFMALADTYNVFEPGAPLPVGDMADLVRRKTMDSFALGAQLAAPFIIITLLFFLSLGVVARVMPQMQIFFVALPIQQLGGIIMLLLGVSAIMMVWLTYADNEVAMFLNGP encoded by the coding sequence ATGCTGGAGATACTCGATCAGATTATTTCGGGCAGCTTGTTTGCCTTCATGCTGATCTTTGTCCGCTTTGGTGCCGCGATCTTTCTAATCCCGGGGCTTGGCGATACCACCGTTCCGGCACGGGTGCGCTTGCTGCTCGCCCTCGCGATTGCCTTGATCCTGACCCCAGTTTTGCAGGATCGCCTGCCGCCACAACCACAAACCGTGGACATGCTGGCCATTCTGATCTTCTCAGAGATCATCATTGGCGCGCTGTTCGGGACCGTCATGCGGTTGGTCCTGACTTCACTTGAGGTCACCGGGCAGATTATTGCCCTTAACATTGGCTTGGCGAATGCGTTCCTCTTCAACCCGATGTTTAACTCGCAGTCATCCCTGCCGGCCGCGATGCTGGCGACCACGGGCCTGACGCTTCTATTCACCAGTGATTTGCACCATCTGATGTTTATGGCCCTGGCCGACACCTACAATGTGTTTGAGCCAGGTGCGCCGCTGCCGGTTGGCGATATGGCTGATCTGGTCCGGCGTAAGACCATGGATAGTTTTGCACTCGGTGCCCAGTTGGCGGCGCCATTCATTATCATCACCCTGCTATTCTTCCTTTCCCTGGGCGTAGTGGCCCGGGTCATGCCGCAGATGCAGATTTTCTTTGTCGCCCTGCCGATTCAGCAATTGGGTGGTATCATCATGCTGTTACTGGGTGTCAGCGCCATCATGATGGTCTGGCTGACCTATGCTGACAATGAAGTGGCTATGTTCCTAAACGGCCCCTGA
- a CDS encoding flagellar hook-basal body complex protein FliE yields MAISFESALNAYNAASRRFVQGPDENQNNGPQAPGIQGDVAPPTFGDLVRSGATQAVETMRQGERMSAAAVIGQADVTDVVMAVNNAEVTLQAVVSIRDRMISAYQEILRMPM; encoded by the coding sequence ATGGCGATAAGTTTTGAATCAGCCCTAAACGCCTATAACGCAGCGTCCAGACGCTTTGTTCAAGGGCCAGATGAAAACCAAAACAATGGCCCGCAGGCGCCAGGCATCCAGGGTGATGTGGCGCCCCCAACCTTTGGTGACTTAGTTCGCAGCGGTGCGACTCAGGCCGTCGAAACTATGCGTCAGGGCGAGCGGATGAGTGCCGCGGCCGTCATCGGGCAGGCTGATGTCACCGATGTGGTGATGGCGGTCAATAATGCCGAGGTTACCCTGCAAGCCGTGGTTTCCATCCGTGACCGGATGATTAGCGCCTATCAAGAAATTCTGCGGATGCCGATGTAG
- a CDS encoding EscU/YscU/HrcU family type III secretion system export apparatus switch protein, translated as MTDQKQIAGQKQQKDVTLAGGTKPEDGDGKTAVALSYEIGGENLPKVVATGRGQLAEDIVRLAFDAGVKVREDADLAQLLVTLDLDTEIPTEAMEAVAEILAYVYKANGKMAEMKEAADALNAAEAAREAAGESEADPVDQGRRNLAQKVDRAARPDKPGETSA; from the coding sequence ATGACGGATCAAAAGCAGATAGCGGGCCAAAAGCAGCAGAAGGACGTAACCCTCGCTGGCGGCACCAAGCCAGAGGACGGCGACGGTAAAACCGCTGTCGCGCTCAGCTATGAGATTGGCGGCGAGAATCTGCCTAAGGTTGTGGCCACGGGTCGTGGGCAGTTGGCAGAGGACATTGTGCGCCTCGCCTTTGATGCCGGCGTTAAGGTGCGTGAGGACGCGGACCTTGCCCAGCTGCTGGTGACCCTGGATCTGGATACTGAGATCCCAACTGAAGCTATGGAAGCCGTCGCTGAGATCCTCGCCTATGTCTATAAGGCCAACGGCAAGATGGCAGAGATGAAGGAAGCGGCCGACGCGCTCAACGCGGCCGAAGCAGCACGAGAGGCTGCCGGCGAATCCGAGGCCGATCCGGTCGATCAGGGGCGCCGAAACCTAGCACAGAAGGTTGATAGAGCTGCCCGCCCGGATAAACCGGGCGAGACAAGCGCCTGA
- the flgC gene encoding flagellar basal body rod protein FlgC: MELKNAMDIAASGLRAQGTRMRVITENVANANTTGSTPDELPYRRKTITFRNELDRASMTDRVEIDRIRKDFSPLPRVYDPQHPAADQQGYVLRPNVNTLVEMADMREAQRSYEANLSMIEMSRGMINSTVDLLRR; encoded by the coding sequence ATGGAACTCAAGAACGCAATGGACATCGCAGCAAGCGGCCTTCGAGCACAAGGCACGCGCATGCGGGTGATCACTGAGAACGTGGCCAATGCGAACACCACCGGCTCCACCCCGGATGAGCTGCCATACCGCCGGAAGACCATCACCTTCCGGAACGAGTTGGATCGTGCCAGCATGACCGACCGGGTCGAAATTGACCGTATTCGCAAGGACTTCTCCCCATTGCCGCGGGTTTATGACCCTCAGCATCCGGCCGCTGACCAGCAAGGTTATGTGCTGCGGCCAAATGTGAATACGCTGGTTGAGATGGCCGATATGCGGGAAGCCCAGCGCTCCTATGAGGCTAATCTCAGCATGATCGAAATGAGCCGCGGTATGATCAACTCCACGGTCGATCTGTTGCGCCGCTAA
- a CDS encoding flagellar motor protein MotB: protein MRADANSAQLTATPAGDAPAWMVTFTDLVCLMLTFFVMLFAMSVPDEDTWQEVVSALTQTDQPVVEEEELSPRPDAERNVTVLDIPQAANLDYLVSLLRQKLDEAADAPDIILNRTEDQLVLSLPGDTLFEASSAELTQEGRSAVQPIAQMLSGIENQVRLFGHADPTPLRSGAYPSNWELSLARAVTVGRFLRSGGYREDMVIAGMGDGRYGDLPATLPQTERYRLARRVDIVIDPEATQ from the coding sequence ATGCGTGCGGATGCCAATAGCGCCCAATTGACGGCAACCCCAGCGGGGGATGCCCCCGCCTGGATGGTTACCTTCACTGATTTGGTCTGCTTGATGCTGACCTTCTTTGTGATGCTGTTTGCGATGTCCGTCCCGGATGAAGACACCTGGCAAGAGGTTGTCTCTGCCCTAACGCAAACCGATCAGCCGGTGGTTGAGGAAGAGGAGCTCTCACCGCGTCCTGATGCCGAACGCAACGTCACCGTGCTCGATATTCCGCAAGCGGCCAATCTTGATTACCTGGTCTCACTGCTTCGGCAGAAGTTGGATGAAGCAGCAGATGCGCCGGACATCATTTTGAACCGGACGGAGGATCAGCTGGTCCTGTCATTGCCTGGCGACACCCTGTTTGAAGCGTCCAGCGCCGAGTTAACCCAAGAGGGGCGTTCGGCGGTTCAGCCAATCGCACAGATGCTGTCTGGGATTGAGAATCAGGTGCGTTTGTTTGGACATGCCGACCCGACTCCACTCCGTTCTGGTGCCTATCCATCGAATTGGGAGCTGTCCCTGGCGAGGGCTGTCACTGTGGGCAGGTTCTTGCGATCTGGCGGATATCGGGAGGATATGGTCATCGCAGGCATGGGCGACGGTCGATATGGTGACCTACCGGCCACCCTGCCACAGACAGAGCGCTATCGATTGGCTAGGCGGGTTGATATCGTCATCGATCCAGAGGCTACTCAATAG
- a CDS encoding protein phosphatase CheZ gives MTDHDATGGLGGDGTRRSADGRPLPEKIIEAHRQASQPLTRDDVAAIVSNVIGSMDGDLRASNVKLYSELDAIAQYIKAAKLEIAAIQPVERQMTDIANASDELDAVVQATENATGSILDACEGIEQVVPKIPEGEAREGVVEGVTKIYESCNFQDITGQRISKVVRTLKHLETRIDELLDVFGNAPLPTPQSEPVSEEAELDDHERMKLLNGPALPGSAIDQDAIDKLLADLDN, from the coding sequence ATGACAGATCACGACGCAACAGGTGGGCTAGGTGGTGACGGCACTCGTCGCTCAGCTGATGGCCGCCCACTGCCCGAGAAAATCATCGAAGCACACCGTCAGGCCAGTCAGCCACTTACCCGTGACGATGTCGCGGCGATTGTTTCCAATGTGATCGGCTCCATGGATGGTGATCTTCGCGCCAGTAACGTGAAGCTCTATTCCGAGCTCGACGCGATTGCCCAATACATCAAAGCCGCCAAGCTTGAGATTGCAGCCATTCAGCCGGTTGAACGGCAGATGACTGACATTGCTAACGCATCTGATGAATTGGATGCTGTTGTTCAAGCAACTGAGAATGCGACCGGTTCCATTCTTGATGCTTGTGAGGGCATTGAGCAGGTGGTGCCGAAAATCCCAGAAGGCGAGGCCCGAGAGGGTGTCGTTGAGGGCGTCACCAAAATCTATGAGAGCTGCAACTTCCAGGACATCACTGGGCAGCGCATCTCAAAAGTGGTTCGCACGCTGAAGCATCTAGAGACCCGCATTGACGAGCTTCTGGATGTGTTTGGGAACGCGCCGCTGCCGACCCCGCAAAGTGAGCCAGTCAGTGAAGAGGCTGAGCTTGATGATCATGAGCGGATGAAACTCCTCAATGGTCCTGCCTTGCCTGGCTCAGCAATCGATCAAGACGCGATCGATAAGCTTCTCGCAGATCTAGACAACTAA
- a CDS encoding response regulator: MAIDLNMPILVVDDYKTMLRIISNLLKQIGFQQIDEASDGATALTKLRDKDYGLIISDWNMEPMTGLQLLKEVRADNRLSKTPFIMITAESKTENVVAAKAAGVTNYIVKPFNAETLKQKISAVFGGF, encoded by the coding sequence ATGGCTATTGACTTGAATATGCCAATTCTGGTTGTCGACGACTACAAAACGATGCTTCGCATCATTAGTAACTTGTTGAAACAAATCGGCTTTCAGCAGATTGATGAGGCCTCTGATGGGGCGACCGCACTGACTAAGCTGCGCGATAAGGACTATGGGTTGATCATTTCCGATTGGAATATGGAGCCCATGACCGGTCTGCAGCTGTTGAAAGAGGTGCGTGCTGATAATCGTCTCTCGAAGACGCCGTTCATTATGATTACGGCTGAGAGTAAGACTGAAAACGTGGTCGCGGCTAAAGCAGCCGGCGTGACCAACTATATCGTTAAGCCGTTCAACGCAGAGACGTTGAAACAAAAAATCAGTGCGGTTTTTGGCGGCTTCTAA
- a CDS encoding flagellar biosynthetic protein FliO, translating into MDIVDYTRYIAALVFVIAAILSLSYLLRRLGGGRFGMVSVAKSERRLKLLEIMPLDARRRLVLIGHDDREHLILLGHERDLVVEVGHAPNPMGSGPAKAASKGSKATKSRYIPASQSADDNRDEG; encoded by the coding sequence ATGGATATCGTTGATTACACCCGATACATCGCCGCCTTGGTGTTTGTGATCGCGGCTATTTTGAGCCTGTCCTACCTGCTGCGCCGACTGGGTGGTGGCCGCTTTGGCATGGTGTCTGTCGCCAAGTCTGAACGACGCCTGAAACTGCTTGAGATCATGCCTTTGGATGCCCGGCGCCGGCTGGTGCTGATTGGCCATGACGACCGGGAACATCTGATCCTACTTGGTCATGAACGGGATCTCGTAGTTGAGGTTGGGCACGCCCCCAACCCCATGGGCAGTGGACCGGCCAAGGCCGCCTCAAAGGGCAGCAAAGCAACCAAGTCACGCTACATCCCAGCGTCCCAAAGCGCTGATGACAATCGAGATGAGGGTTAA
- the fliP gene encoding flagellar type III secretion system pore protein FliP (The bacterial flagellar biogenesis protein FliP forms a type III secretion system (T3SS)-type pore required for flagellar assembly.), protein MANRQASNVKSRPDTTRWYQNPALRTAFRQLAISLVATIVAGGLLTWTAGIAEAQQLNLDFGEGGSSTSRIIQLLALLTVISLAPSILVMMTSFTRIVVVLSFLRNAMGAQQTPPNNVLISLALFLTLFIMAPTFEAAYQAGIVPLINQEISEAEAFQRTMVPMKQFMLANTRDQDISLFLDIGQVEPPENSVDTPLQVVIPAFMISELRRAFEIGFLLFLPFLVIDMAVASVLMSMGMMMLPPIMVSLPFKIIFFVLVDGWYLVAGSLVQSFNQPVLGGG, encoded by the coding sequence ATGGCCAATCGCCAAGCTAGTAACGTGAAATCTCGCCCCGATACGACGCGTTGGTATCAAAACCCAGCCCTGCGCACTGCATTTCGGCAGCTGGCAATATCACTGGTTGCCACAATCGTTGCCGGCGGCCTTCTTACCTGGACCGCGGGGATTGCAGAGGCGCAGCAGCTCAATCTCGACTTTGGCGAGGGTGGCAGCAGCACCTCACGTATCATTCAGTTGCTGGCGCTGCTGACCGTTATCTCATTGGCGCCCTCTATCTTGGTGATGATGACATCCTTCACTAGGATTGTTGTAGTTCTCTCATTCTTACGGAACGCCATGGGTGCGCAGCAAACGCCGCCCAACAACGTCCTAATTAGCCTGGCGCTGTTCCTGACCCTATTCATCATGGCCCCAACCTTCGAGGCCGCCTATCAGGCAGGCATCGTGCCGCTGATCAACCAAGAGATCTCAGAGGCTGAAGCGTTTCAGCGGACCATGGTGCCGATGAAGCAGTTCATGCTGGCCAACACCCGCGATCAGGATATCAGCCTGTTCCTCGATATCGGCCAGGTTGAACCACCAGAGAACAGCGTCGACACCCCGCTTCAGGTCGTGATCCCTGCCTTTATGATCTCTGAGCTACGCAGGGCCTTTGAGATTGGGTTCCTGCTGTTCTTGCCATTCCTAGTGATTGATATGGCTGTAGCATCCGTCCTGATGTCGATGGGCATGATGATGCTGCCACCGATCATGGTGTCGCTGCCGTTTAAGATCATCTTTTTTGTGCTTGTGGATGGCTGGTATTTGGTTGCTGGCTCGCTGGTTCAGAGCTTCAACCAACCGGTCTTAGGCGGCGGATAA
- the fliQ gene encoding flagellar biosynthesis protein FliQ translates to MESSDVIDALTEALTVLLQVSGPIMLVSLVVGLTIALFQALTQIQEVTLTFVPKIFAVFISLLFLGPFIVAVMQTFMQVIADRIISLGG, encoded by the coding sequence ATGGAATCATCCGACGTCATTGATGCGCTTACCGAGGCGCTGACCGTGCTGCTTCAGGTCTCGGGCCCAATCATGCTCGTATCACTGGTGGTCGGCCTCACCATTGCCTTGTTCCAGGCATTGACGCAGATCCAGGAAGTTACCCTGACCTTCGTGCCGAAGATTTTCGCGGTGTTTATTAGCCTGCTGTTCCTCGGCCCCTTTATCGTTGCGGTGATGCAGACCTTTATGCAGGTCATCGCTGATCGCATCATTTCATTGGGCGGGTAG
- a CDS encoding flagellar basal body rod protein FlgB — protein sequence MSSLTLHRALNEKMHYLSQRQRVISENIANANTPHYVPRDLRPFTFEETVGRHQMTLTATSAKHMEGTLGSPRPFRDPEQRLHYESAPDGNGVVMEEQIIKGNQTQMDHTLMSRIYEKQVSMMRMALRTSGA from the coding sequence ATGTCATCACTGACACTGCACCGGGCGCTCAATGAGAAGATGCACTATCTCTCTCAACGGCAGCGCGTGATCTCTGAGAATATCGCGAACGCCAACACCCCGCATTACGTGCCGCGCGACCTGCGTCCCTTCACTTTCGAAGAAACCGTTGGTCGCCATCAGATGACCCTAACCGCCACTAGCGCCAAGCATATGGAAGGCACACTGGGCTCTCCGCGGCCATTCCGCGACCCAGAGCAGCGCCTGCATTATGAGAGTGCACCTGATGGCAACGGCGTCGTGATGGAAGAGCAGATCATCAAGGGTAACCAAACCCAAATGGACCATACGCTGATGAGCCGTATCTACGAGAAGCAAGTCAGCATGATGCGCATGGCCCTCCGGACCTCCGGCGCCTAA
- a CDS encoding tetratricopeptide repeat protein, which yields MADPMTTKTDSVQSSPPPCAPRASAPFSWLKGTSIAVALAVGAIVVGPSVFAQSVDGVPASDAPFNLLDAASGANANQGVFDGAPLLSDADISQALNPIEINVGQVAQATESGTTAVPTITVRAGKHAEFDRFVFDWEQAVDYSIDRQGDQVTISFDAPGRADLAAVRFMRLSFGETIRDVGGANGLALTMTVPEGSELRDFRLEQKVVLDIVASSERVAEQTSAQVEAAVEPVAPPPVPEAPPATQQPVVVTPQPPAETATAVAGAEPVLDADSAVVASPETDIETVTATAVNDGDDIGAAIIAADATIDLIEVTDGTIEAADGEDAADSAVTVIRIDPNVPVGAVVFTRADALWAVFPATGMSVAPLVQGPAAGQLRRADVYAVEGGTAYRFPLPPGLHPRVKREGQVWEIALSPTVTPSPTARIEIEGTDVSAGKRLSVGIEVTGQTIEMIDPTIGDRLVLVPALEPGRAVREARRLPQLEFLPAVQGVVIRPLINELVVDAGTETVKVQAPDGLLLSADRQALLAAAPNAPETVDGLRLFDITTWQRGPIAAFDISRSRLQEQTAAQNPEDRAAGYIDLARLYFAHGFGAEARGLIRLAIEASPNLSEQPEVLALRGAATALEGGGRRALNDLNIQALEIHPEAALWRGLALARLGRWTEAGQEFARSGDLVLEYPSGLYREVAGLMAESLLFIGEIDAAQAIVDDLDRRGQLVRVNRSAINFLRGDILQRQGEVEAGQALWQQVADSGTDQLYRVKAQYGLIEAGLATGAMAPEEAIEILEQLRFAWRGDTLELAILRRLGTLYLDTGSYFAGFELLRRSAGYFPGSQQSQVLTGDMAQAFRRLFVDGDSDELSPVQAYGLFDEFRELNPIGETGDKVIQRLAERLIEVDLLGEAGEILQQQVEFRVTGLERARLGARLAGVRLLDDLPELALEALEISDVSESLPVNLIEERTLLAGRAYQQMGEPDQALASISGLSTAAADRLRADIGWRFNRWSVAASALNGLLPPAPETGLPLAPGDAQLVMNSAVALALANQQPGLNRLRETYGDAMALSPLADAFRVVTRQGSGVLLADLDTLQSQVSEVDLFSEFLGSYSRIQDEAAVMDDNLDARAGQVDQTAEVPTN from the coding sequence ATGGCTGACCCGATGACCACTAAGACAGACAGTGTTCAATCCAGCCCGCCGCCTTGCGCGCCGCGGGCTTCTGCGCCGTTTTCCTGGCTTAAGGGGACCAGTATTGCGGTTGCCTTGGCCGTCGGTGCGATCGTGGTCGGCCCCTCTGTTTTCGCCCAGAGTGTTGATGGTGTTCCGGCCAGTGATGCGCCCTTTAATCTGCTCGATGCAGCGTCTGGTGCCAATGCGAATCAGGGCGTGTTTGATGGAGCCCCGCTGCTTTCTGATGCTGATATTAGCCAGGCACTCAACCCTATAGAAATAAATGTTGGGCAGGTGGCCCAGGCTACAGAGTCTGGAACGACCGCCGTTCCAACAATCACCGTGCGTGCTGGTAAGCATGCCGAGTTCGATCGCTTTGTCTTCGATTGGGAACAGGCAGTTGATTACTCAATCGACCGGCAAGGTGATCAGGTCACCATCAGCTTTGATGCCCCCGGCCGTGCCGATTTGGCGGCGGTTCGGTTTATGCGCCTCAGCTTTGGTGAAACCATCCGGGATGTGGGCGGGGCCAATGGCCTTGCCTTAACAATGACGGTGCCCGAGGGCAGCGAGCTTCGTGATTTCCGTCTTGAGCAGAAGGTTGTTCTCGACATTGTCGCGAGCAGCGAACGGGTCGCAGAGCAAACCTCCGCCCAGGTGGAGGCCGCCGTTGAGCCAGTTGCACCACCACCAGTTCCAGAGGCGCCGCCTGCAACTCAACAGCCGGTCGTAGTGACGCCACAACCGCCAGCAGAGACGGCGACCGCGGTTGCTGGCGCCGAACCGGTCCTAGATGCGGATAGCGCCGTCGTTGCATCGCCTGAGACCGATATCGAGACTGTTACCGCGACAGCCGTTAATGATGGCGATGATATCGGCGCCGCCATTATCGCTGCCGATGCCACCATCGACCTCATTGAGGTGACGGATGGCACAATTGAGGCTGCTGACGGCGAGGATGCTGCCGATAGCGCTGTCACGGTGATCCGAATTGACCCGAATGTACCTGTTGGGGCGGTTGTCTTCACCAGGGCAGACGCGCTTTGGGCCGTGTTCCCCGCAACGGGGATGAGTGTGGCCCCGTTGGTTCAAGGACCTGCGGCGGGGCAGCTTCGCCGCGCTGATGTCTACGCTGTTGAGGGCGGTACCGCCTATCGCTTTCCTCTGCCACCAGGACTGCACCCGCGGGTTAAGCGTGAGGGGCAGGTCTGGGAGATCGCGCTGTCACCAACGGTTACACCGTCCCCCACCGCACGGATTGAGATCGAAGGAACAGATGTTTCCGCCGGTAAGCGTCTGAGTGTGGGCATTGAGGTAACTGGCCAAACCATTGAGATGATCGACCCAACCATCGGGGATCGCCTGGTTTTGGTCCCAGCGTTGGAGCCCGGTCGTGCCGTTCGTGAGGCGCGCCGGCTGCCACAGCTTGAGTTCCTACCAGCTGTACAGGGTGTCGTGATCCGCCCGCTGATTAATGAGCTGGTGGTTGATGCTGGTACTGAAACGGTTAAGGTTCAGGCACCAGACGGCCTACTGCTTTCTGCTGATCGTCAGGCCCTGCTGGCCGCAGCGCCCAATGCGCCAGAAACTGTGGATGGCCTGCGCCTCTTTGATATCACGACCTGGCAACGCGGTCCGATTGCGGCATTCGATATCAGCCGCTCTCGGCTTCAAGAACAGACCGCAGCACAGAACCCTGAAGATCGGGCCGCCGGTTACATCGATCTAGCCCGGCTGTATTTTGCCCATGGTTTTGGCGCTGAGGCGCGCGGCTTAATTAGGCTCGCAATCGAGGCGTCGCCAAACCTGTCTGAGCAACCTGAAGTCTTAGCCTTGCGCGGTGCTGCGACGGCGCTGGAAGGCGGTGGTCGCCGTGCCTTAAACGACCTCAATATTCAAGCGCTTGAGATCCATCCGGAAGCCGCGCTTTGGCGTGGTCTAGCCCTGGCTCGATTGGGGCGCTGGACTGAGGCTGGCCAAGAGTTCGCCCGTTCCGGTGATCTGGTGCTCGAGTACCCGAGTGGCTTGTACCGCGAGGTTGCGGGGCTGATGGCAGAATCGCTGCTGTTCATCGGTGAGATTGATGCAGCCCAGGCTATTGTTGATGATCTGGACCGACGCGGGCAGCTGGTTCGGGTTAACCGCAGCGCTATCAACTTCCTACGTGGTGATATCCTTCAGCGGCAAGGTGAGGTGGAGGCTGGACAAGCGCTCTGGCAGCAGGTTGCCGACAGTGGCACCGACCAGCTGTACCGTGTGAAGGCCCAGTACGGCCTGATCGAGGCAGGCCTTGCCACTGGTGCCATGGCGCCTGAAGAGGCTATCGAGATCCTCGAGCAGCTTCGCTTTGCTTGGCGTGGCGATACGCTCGAGCTAGCCATCTTGCGCCGTCTTGGCACCCTTTATCTCGATACCGGCAGCTATTTTGCCGGCTTTGAACTGCTGCGCCGGTCTGCCGGTTACTTCCCAGGCAGCCAACAGTCACAGGTTTTGACCGGTGATATGGCCCAAGCTTTCCGCCGTCTATTTGTTGATGGTGATAGTGATGAGTTATCGCCAGTTCAGGCTTATGGCCTGTTTGACGAGTTCCGGGAACTGAACCCAATTGGTGAAACCGGTGACAAGGTCATTCAACGCCTAGCGGAGCGACTGATTGAGGTCGATTTGCTGGGAGAGGCGGGCGAGATCCTGCAGCAGCAAGTTGAGTTCCGGGTAACTGGCCTTGAGCGCGCCCGGCTTGGTGCCCGCCTTGCCGGTGTCCGCCTACTTGATGATCTGCCTGAACTGGCGCTTGAGGCGTTAGAGATCAGTGATGTTAGCGAAAGCCTACCGGTTAATCTGATCGAGGAGCGGACCCTGCTTGCAGGTCGCGCTTATCAGCAGATGGGTGAACCTGATCAAGCCTTGGCCAGTATTAGCGGCTTGTCTACCGCAGCGGCTGATCGTCTGCGTGCTGATATTGGCTGGCGTTTCAATCGCTGGTCAGTTGCGGCCAGCGCATTAAACGGCTTGCTGCCTCCAGCGCCTGAAACTGGGCTACCGCTGGCCCCTGGTGACGCACAGCTGGTCATGAACTCGGCTGTTGCCTTGGCCCTGGCCAATCAACAACCCGGCCTGAACCGCCTGCGTGAGACCTATGGTGACGCGATGGCCCTTAGCCCGCTTGCCGATGCGTTCCGGGTCGTGACCCGCCAAGGCAGTGGCGTGCTATTGGCCGACCTAGACACGCTGCAAAGTCAGGTCAGCGAGGTTGATCTGTTCAGCGAATTCCTAGGCAGCTATAGCCGCATTCAAGACGAAGCAGCGGTTATGGACGATAACCTGGATGCGCGGGCAGGGCAGGTTGATCAGACGGCGGAAGTGCCGACCAACTAA